One segment of Variovorax sp. PAMC28562 DNA contains the following:
- the crtI gene encoding phytoene desaturase family protein: protein MNPELSWARVRGYQPPVRRASAPRWVAEVPHAVVVGAGYGGIAAALRLRAKGYRVTLIDRGEQLGGRARVFERDGFRHDAGPTVITAPFLFEELFELFGERLADHVELVPLTPWYRFRFADGDHFDYGGTLDETLAEIGRISPEDREGYLRLLEHSRRIFDIGFTQLSAKPFDKLGTMLRLIPSLIRLRCDRTVWGLVKAFLKNDKLRQAFSIQPLLVGGNPFDTTSIYGLIHYLERAHGVFFAMGGTGAITRALGRLMERHGVAVRLGSTVQRIRVEGGAATAVELAGGGVIPADLVVSNADAAHLYTSMIPKSKQAWSSRLKLAAASYSMGLFVLYFGTRRSYPDVAHHTIWLGERYRELLDEIFNKKTLGDDFSLYLHRPTATDPSFAPDGCESFYVLCPVPNMQADLDWSLEGPKLRDRIVAALDRTILPGLATTITAEFSMTPRDFSNDYLSVHGAGFSVAPLFRQSAWFRFHNRAEGIRNLYLVGAGTHPGAGLPGVLCSAKVVDSMVPAAEMVVRQEPHGA, encoded by the coding sequence GTGGGCGCAGGCTACGGCGGCATCGCCGCTGCCTTGCGCCTGCGGGCCAAAGGCTACCGCGTCACGCTCATCGACCGGGGCGAGCAACTCGGCGGTCGGGCTCGGGTATTCGAGCGCGACGGTTTCCGGCACGACGCCGGTCCGACCGTGATCACCGCACCGTTTCTCTTCGAAGAGCTGTTCGAGTTGTTCGGCGAGCGACTGGCCGATCACGTCGAGCTGGTGCCGCTGACACCCTGGTACCGCTTCCGATTTGCGGACGGCGACCACTTCGACTACGGCGGCACGCTGGATGAAACGCTGGCCGAGATCGGGCGTATTTCTCCTGAAGACCGCGAAGGCTACTTGCGACTTCTGGAGCACTCCAGGCGCATCTTCGATATCGGCTTCACCCAACTTTCTGCGAAGCCTTTCGACAAGCTAGGGACCATGCTCCGACTGATCCCCAGCCTGATCCGGCTGCGTTGCGATCGCACCGTCTGGGGCTTGGTCAAAGCGTTTCTCAAGAACGACAAGTTGCGCCAGGCCTTTTCGATCCAGCCCCTGCTGGTCGGCGGCAATCCGTTCGACACCACCAGCATCTATGGCCTGATTCATTACCTGGAACGCGCCCACGGCGTGTTCTTCGCGATGGGCGGTACGGGCGCTATCACGCGCGCGCTGGGCCGGCTGATGGAACGCCACGGCGTCGCCGTGCGTCTGGGCAGCACGGTGCAACGCATCCGGGTCGAAGGCGGCGCAGCGACCGCGGTCGAACTGGCGGGCGGCGGCGTCATTCCGGCGGATCTCGTGGTTTCCAACGCCGATGCGGCACACCTGTACACATCGATGATCCCCAAGTCGAAGCAGGCATGGTCGTCGCGGCTGAAGCTGGCGGCCGCGAGCTACTCGATGGGACTGTTCGTGCTCTATTTCGGCACGCGCCGGTCGTACCCGGACGTAGCCCACCACACCATTTGGCTCGGTGAGCGCTACCGCGAACTGCTCGACGAGATATTCAACAAAAAGACGCTCGGCGACGACTTCTCGCTCTATCTGCACCGGCCCACCGCCACCGACCCGAGTTTTGCGCCGGACGGCTGCGAAAGCTTCTATGTGCTGTGCCCGGTGCCCAACATGCAGGCCGACCTGGACTGGAGCCTGGAAGGCCCCAAGCTGCGCGACCGGATCGTTGCGGCGCTGGACCGAACCATCCTGCCGGGCCTGGCAACCACCATCACCGCCGAGTTCAGCATGACGCCACGCGACTTCAGCAACGACTACCTGAGCGTGCACGGGGCCGGTTTCTCGGTCGCGCCGCTGTTCCGGCAGTCGGCCTGGTTCCGTTTCCATAACCGGGCCGAAGGCATTCGCAACCTTTACCTGGTCGGGGCCGGCACGCATCCGGGTGCCGGTCTGCCAGGTGTGCTTTGCTCGGCGAAGGTCGTCGATTCAATGGTCCCCGCTGCCGAGATGGTGGTGCGGCAAGAGCCTCACGGCGCATGA
- a CDS encoding phytoene/squalene synthase family protein — protein MNSPDAAYAAADQLLARHGRSFHWARRLLGARHAERATRLYGFCRRIDDLADDAASPAAAHAALDTVRRALDTGQSDDAEVRDMLQLMDSCRIDASIPLELIRGVRSDLGEVRFADMDELLRYCYRVAGTVGLMMTAALDMTAPEALPHAIDLGIAMQLTNICRDVRDDALLGRRYLPATLVGELTPAALVDPSVEVRATATHALCTLLDLADRFYASGELGLRFLPAGARTGILVAARVYRGIGLVLREREYDCWSSRAMVGNGGKVAITLGALAGTLGARWGGGQTPTPTPTSSARPYGPLPPHPGSAWLARAGVAD, from the coding sequence ATGAACTCACCCGACGCCGCCTACGCCGCTGCTGACCAGTTGCTGGCACGGCATGGACGCAGCTTTCACTGGGCCCGTCGCCTGCTCGGCGCCCGACATGCCGAGCGCGCCACCCGGCTCTACGGCTTTTGCCGCCGCATCGACGATCTGGCCGACGACGCTGCCTCACCGGCCGCAGCCCATGCCGCACTGGACACGGTGCGCCGGGCGCTGGACACCGGCCAATCAGACGACGCCGAAGTGCGCGACATGCTGCAGTTGATGGATTCCTGTCGCATCGATGCGTCGATCCCGCTCGAGTTGATCCGTGGTGTCAGGAGCGACCTCGGCGAGGTGCGCTTTGCCGACATGGACGAACTGCTGCGCTATTGCTACCGCGTGGCCGGCACCGTCGGCCTGATGATGACGGCGGCACTCGACATGACCGCACCCGAGGCGTTGCCGCATGCCATCGACCTCGGCATCGCCATGCAACTGACGAACATCTGCCGCGATGTTCGCGACGATGCGCTGCTCGGGAGGCGCTACCTTCCAGCGACGCTGGTGGGCGAGCTCACGCCGGCCGCCTTGGTCGATCCCAGCGTCGAGGTGCGCGCGACAGCCACCCACGCACTGTGCACGCTGCTGGATCTGGCCGACCGCTTCTACGCCAGTGGAGAGTTGGGGCTGCGCTTTCTGCCCGCCGGCGCGCGCACCGGGATCCTGGTGGCAGCACGGGTCTATCGTGGCATCGGCCTGGTCCTGCGGGAGCGGGAATACGACTGCTGGTCGTCGCGGGCGATGGTCGGCAACGGCGGCAAGGTGGCGATCACGCTCGGTGCTCTGGCCGGGACGCTCGGCGCACGCTGGGGCGGCGGGCAGACGCCAACGCCAACGCCGACGTCGAGCGCGCGGCCGTACGGCCCCCTGCCGCCCCACCCCGGCTCGGCCTGGCTCGCGAGGGCGGGTGTTGCAGACTGA
- a CDS encoding lycopene cyclase family protein, which yields MQTDLDLLILGGGCAGLSLALRLAEAPGRCRRVAVIEARPDYANDRSWCFWRLGPHRFEPLVTQSWSRIAVRSASRVVVADCAQTPYQLLEAGNFYTHARHVLANSDTVRLSLGVSVNGPPVAVAHGWRVETSAGALTAAQVIDTRPPSVPRHGDSTLWQSFFGQELVCERPVFDAACVELMDFTEVVSGAVAFTYVLPLAPDRALVETTLFDPHPRGPSDLAQHHRRAVRRLCGDAPTRMLRSEAGMLPMGMAHDPGALGRGHLRAGLMSGAARPATGYAFQRIQRWADACGEALRHGKTPRGHHTDPLLTRIMDRLFLDVLRSQPERGAELFVRLFGGTDMRRIVRFLSDRGTLLDRAAIVASLPAGLFLRQLLRSARRDLAEA from the coding sequence TTGCAGACTGATCTCGACCTGCTGATCCTCGGTGGCGGCTGCGCGGGCCTGAGCCTGGCGCTGCGGCTGGCAGAAGCCCCCGGTCGCTGCCGGCGCGTGGCAGTGATCGAGGCACGGCCGGACTATGCCAACGACCGCAGCTGGTGCTTCTGGCGGCTCGGGCCGCATCGCTTCGAGCCGCTGGTGACGCAGAGCTGGTCGCGGATCGCCGTGCGCTCGGCCTCGCGCGTGGTGGTCGCCGACTGTGCGCAGACGCCCTATCAACTTCTTGAAGCCGGCAACTTCTACACGCACGCACGTCACGTGCTCGCGAACAGCGATACGGTGCGTCTGTCGCTGGGGGTGTCGGTGAACGGTCCACCCGTGGCGGTGGCGCACGGCTGGCGCGTCGAGACTTCGGCCGGTGCGCTCACGGCGGCACAGGTGATCGACACGCGCCCGCCAAGCGTGCCGCGGCACGGCGATTCGACACTCTGGCAATCGTTTTTCGGGCAGGAGCTGGTGTGCGAGCGGCCGGTGTTCGACGCCGCTTGCGTGGAATTGATGGACTTCACGGAAGTGGTGTCGGGAGCGGTCGCGTTCACCTATGTGTTGCCGTTGGCACCCGACCGGGCACTGGTCGAAACCACGCTGTTCGACCCCCATCCGCGCGGCCCGTCCGACCTGGCCCAGCACCACCGGCGCGCCGTGCGACGGCTTTGCGGCGATGCGCCGACCCGGATGCTGCGCAGCGAAGCCGGCATGCTGCCGATGGGGATGGCGCACGACCCGGGCGCGCTGGGCCGGGGCCACTTGCGCGCTGGTCTGATGAGCGGCGCGGCCCGGCCGGCCACGGGCTACGCTTTCCAGCGCATCCAGCGCTGGGCCGATGCCTGCGGCGAGGCGCTCCGTCACGGCAAGACGCCGCGCGGACACCACACCGACCCGTTGCTCACCCGAATAATGGACCGGCTTTTCCTGGACGTGCTGCGAAGCCAGCCCGAGCGGGGAGCCGAACTGTTCGTGCGCTTGTTCGGCGGCACCGACATGCGTCGCATCGTCCGCTTCCTGAGCGATCGCGGAACCTTGCTCGACCGTGCCGCCATCGTCGCTTCATTGCCCGCGGGGCTGTTTTTGCGCCAGCTACTGCGGTCGGCGCGGCGCGACCTGGCCGAGGCCTGA